The following proteins come from a genomic window of Shewanella halifaxensis HAW-EB4:
- a CDS encoding capsule assembly Wzi family protein, with amino-acid sequence MHKFIRFYIVRFLSVLALVFSGASIAAPWVDTSDIYLRADIQALADAGVITVPVNTYPLMWSGIGGDLAKVEPSTLSPGLVEAFARVNYYYRNAVDNRGNTSIKLAAASDPARFQHFGSDYREQGELGASYEYLGERFAYKISASANYKPSDDEEFRFDDSYLAMALGNWMFTFGAVEQWWGPGFDSALHKSNNARPMPSLMMSRNNAQAFETPWLSWLGPWTFTAGISRFEEERYAPNALLWNFRGSIRPFRQLEIGLSWTTQFCGDGQECTWESAFKSITGQRDCRADNVDEVGCSNYGNQMAGYDIRFSDTWYNVPFGLYYERTCEDAKSSAPWDIVDCGSMFGADTRFNLDGQQYKLFLEYTDTMVFCGEDENAFNCFYEHSTYQSGSRYYGRALGSTYDSDANVYVLGLIGQFANSKGFTSLLRYAQLNKDGKSPSHGWAPQPLKEDLLMLELSYRMPIWKGMMSVGGTVSQSEFEAQNNENNATVFSTYEYKF; translated from the coding sequence ATGCATAAGTTTATTCGGTTTTATATTGTTAGGTTCTTATCTGTTTTAGCCTTAGTCTTCTCAGGGGCTAGCATTGCAGCACCTTGGGTCGATACCTCCGATATCTATCTGAGAGCCGATATTCAAGCTCTTGCCGATGCGGGAGTCATTACCGTTCCGGTTAATACCTACCCCTTGATGTGGTCGGGGATTGGTGGTGATTTAGCCAAGGTAGAGCCCTCGACACTAAGTCCTGGGTTAGTAGAAGCCTTTGCTCGTGTGAATTACTACTACCGTAATGCGGTCGATAATCGCGGTAATACCAGTATTAAGCTTGCAGCAGCGAGTGACCCTGCGCGTTTTCAACACTTTGGCTCAGATTACCGTGAGCAGGGTGAGCTGGGCGCATCTTACGAGTATTTAGGTGAAAGGTTTGCCTATAAGATCTCGGCTTCAGCCAATTACAAACCGAGTGATGACGAAGAGTTTCGCTTCGATGACTCCTATCTTGCCATGGCGTTAGGCAACTGGATGTTTACCTTTGGCGCCGTCGAACAGTGGTGGGGCCCAGGTTTCGACTCGGCGCTACATAAGTCTAATAATGCCAGGCCAATGCCCTCACTCATGATGAGCCGTAATAATGCTCAGGCCTTCGAGACACCTTGGCTGTCTTGGCTTGGGCCTTGGACATTTACCGCTGGTATTAGCCGCTTTGAAGAGGAGCGATATGCTCCTAATGCACTGTTATGGAATTTTCGCGGCTCTATCCGCCCTTTTAGACAGTTAGAAATCGGGTTGTCGTGGACCACACAATTTTGTGGTGATGGCCAGGAATGTACGTGGGAAAGTGCCTTTAAATCGATCACGGGTCAGCGCGATTGCCGTGCCGATAACGTTGATGAAGTGGGTTGCAGTAACTACGGCAACCAGATGGCGGGTTACGACATCCGCTTTAGCGACACTTGGTACAATGTACCGTTTGGGCTTTACTACGAGAGAACCTGTGAGGATGCTAAAAGCTCTGCGCCATGGGATATCGTAGATTGTGGCTCGATGTTTGGTGCCGATACCCGCTTTAACTTAGATGGTCAGCAGTATAAGTTGTTTCTCGAGTATACCGACACCATGGTGTTCTGCGGCGAAGATGAGAACGCCTTCAACTGTTTCTATGAGCATTCAACTTATCAGAGTGGTTCACGTTACTATGGCCGCGCCTTAGGCAGCACCTATGACAGTGACGCCAATGTCTATGTTTTGGGCTTGATTGGTCAGTTTGCTAATAGCAAAGGTTTTACCTCGCTGCTGCGTTATGCTCAGCTCAATAAAGATGGTAAGAGTCCGAGCCATGGTTGGGCGCCACAACCTCTTAAAGAGGACTTGTTGATGCTGGAACTGAGCTATCGCATGCCAATTTGGAAGGGCATGATGAGTGTGGGTGGCACTGTGTCTCAATCAGAGTTTGAGGCGCAAAACAACGAAAACAATGCCACAGTATTTAGTACTTACGAGTACAAGTTCTAG
- the modB gene encoding molybdate ABC transporter permease subunit has protein sequence MDWEALLLSIKLSSVTVLILIPLAILAGRFLAYRHFPGKSWVEALVMVPLVLPPTVIGYYLLVGLGSESWLGRMLEQLLGHQLVFHFSGLVVASILVNIPFAIQPIQRAFEAVPEDVRDAAACCGMSRLKVLFKIELPMVWPGVLTAMVLCFSHVLGEFGVVLMMGGNIAGETKTIAISIYDSVQAFDFASAGNMSLVLLLFAITVLALTTSLSRRVGGQYVAKRR, from the coding sequence ATGGATTGGGAAGCGTTATTGCTATCGATTAAGCTCAGTAGTGTGACTGTGCTTATCTTGATCCCGCTGGCAATTTTAGCGGGACGCTTTTTGGCTTATCGACATTTTCCCGGTAAGTCTTGGGTCGAAGCCTTGGTGATGGTGCCGCTGGTGCTACCTCCAACGGTGATCGGCTACTATCTACTGGTGGGGCTCGGTAGTGAGTCATGGCTCGGTCGAATGCTAGAACAACTACTTGGCCACCAATTGGTATTTCACTTCTCCGGCTTAGTCGTCGCCTCCATCCTCGTTAATATTCCTTTTGCGATTCAGCCGATCCAACGCGCCTTTGAAGCGGTACCTGAAGATGTACGTGATGCGGCGGCTTGCTGTGGTATGAGTCGCTTGAAAGTGCTATTTAAAATTGAACTGCCTATGGTCTGGCCCGGCGTGTTAACCGCAATGGTATTGTGTTTTTCTCATGTTCTCGGTGAGTTTGGCGTGGTACTGATGATGGGCGGTAATATTGCCGGTGAGACTAAGACCATTGCTATCTCTATCTATGATAGCGTGCAGGCGTTTGATTTTGCCAGCGCGGGCAATATGTCTCTGGTATTACTGCTGTTTGCGATTACCGTACTGGCGTTAACGACAAGTCTATCGCGTCGTGTTGGAGGACAGTATGTCGCAAAGCGTCGCTGA
- a CDS encoding glycosyltransferase family 2 protein: MISVVIPAKDEQANIGPLVEEIHRALKDKTPFEVIVVDDGSNDDTFGELLRTGERLGCSTKAIRHEKSTGQSTALHTGVQNASGDIIVTLDADGQNDPADIPAMLDLIPTMTHSDFCIAGYRKNRKDTSWKRFQSRVANKIRDALLGDGVPDTGCGLKVFPKASFLKLPYFDHMHRYIPALIRRHGGEIKVSVVNHRDRMEGESKYTAWNRVWVGIVDIMGVMWLNRRTRLPNVVKTETTRAE, translated from the coding sequence TTGATTTCAGTCGTAATCCCAGCAAAAGACGAGCAAGCTAATATTGGCCCTTTAGTGGAAGAGATCCATCGCGCCCTAAAAGACAAAACGCCCTTTGAAGTGATCGTGGTGGATGACGGCAGTAACGACGACACCTTCGGAGAGTTATTGCGTACAGGTGAGCGACTCGGGTGTTCAACGAAAGCGATTCGCCATGAAAAAAGTACTGGCCAAAGTACCGCGCTGCATACTGGTGTGCAAAACGCTAGCGGTGACATTATCGTGACATTAGATGCCGATGGTCAGAATGATCCTGCCGATATTCCCGCCATGTTAGATCTTATTCCCACCATGACTCACAGTGATTTTTGTATCGCGGGTTACCGTAAGAACCGTAAAGACACTTCTTGGAAGCGTTTTCAATCTCGCGTCGCCAATAAAATTCGTGATGCGCTACTCGGTGATGGTGTGCCCGATACTGGCTGTGGCTTAAAGGTATTTCCTAAAGCTAGCTTCTTGAAGCTGCCCTATTTCGATCATATGCACCGCTATATCCCTGCTCTTATTCGTCGTCATGGCGGCGAGATTAAAGTGTCGGTGGTGAATCATAGAGATCGTATGGAGGGTGAGTCTAAGTACACTGCGTGGAACCGCGTCTGGGTGGGGATTGTCGATATCATGGGAGTGATGTGGCTTAACCGTAGAACACGTTTACCCAATGTAGTCAAAACTGAGACGACAAGGGCTGAGTAG
- a CDS encoding TIGR01621 family pseudouridine synthase, whose translation MYRVIADEHDFIVINKSTEVHFHSQDGSAGVVAQAEADLGIKLYAVHRLDTLTSGLIILAKSSAAAAEFTRMFSAHLVQKYYLALAKGKPKKKQGWVIGDMAKSRRSMHKLLRSTDNPAITQFFSHSIAEGERLYLLKPHSGKTHQLRVALASIGVPILGDTLYGGEEADRGYLHAYSLHFDYQDKQYEYTVAPVTGDHFQDSAVCQQLNVWQQPHQLDWPKLKKASAS comes from the coding sequence ATGTATCGAGTCATTGCCGATGAGCACGACTTTATTGTTATTAATAAGTCAACTGAAGTGCATTTTCATAGCCAAGATGGCAGCGCTGGCGTTGTCGCTCAAGCCGAGGCCGATCTCGGGATTAAGCTCTACGCCGTACATAGACTCGATACCCTGACCTCAGGGCTTATTATTCTGGCAAAGTCGAGTGCCGCTGCCGCAGAGTTTACCCGCATGTTTTCGGCGCATCTGGTGCAAAAGTATTATTTAGCGCTAGCAAAGGGTAAGCCGAAGAAGAAACAAGGCTGGGTGATTGGTGATATGGCTAAGTCTCGTCGTAGTATGCATAAACTGCTTCGCAGTACCGACAACCCGGCAATTACCCAGTTCTTTTCCCATTCTATTGCCGAGGGGGAGCGTTTGTATCTGCTCAAACCCCATAGCGGTAAAACTCATCAACTTAGAGTGGCACTGGCCAGCATAGGCGTGCCAATCCTAGGCGATACCCTTTACGGTGGTGAAGAGGCCGATAGAGGCTATCTGCATGCCTACAGTCTGCACTTTGATTACCAAGACAAACAGTATGAATATACCGTTGCCCCCGTCACCGGTGACCACTTCCAAGATAGTGCCGTTTGCCAGCAGCTTAACGTTTGGCAGCAGCCCCACCAATTAGACTGGCCTAAACTGAAAAAGGCTAGTGCAAGTTAA
- a CDS encoding TVP38/TMEM64 family protein yields the protein MKRLAKTLVVIAILVLLMFAAQQGLFEHLTDSNWVGNYVENNGNSALVVLFLMGAAFTSVGGPRQVIAFVLGFALGGVYGALLATLSALLGCVITFYFARLTFRSSLKKRFKDKLFRFERLIIHRTFLKVLMIRLLPIGSNALTNLFAGTTHVSAWKFFAGSGVGYLPQMLIFSFAGAGIGLSDHNNLIISIVLFIFSSLIGAYLYKTRLRKQVDEIVTDE from the coding sequence ATGAAGCGCTTAGCTAAAACATTAGTCGTCATCGCGATACTAGTATTGCTGATGTTTGCTGCCCAGCAGGGGCTATTTGAGCACTTAACTGATAGCAACTGGGTAGGAAACTACGTCGAAAATAACGGAAACAGCGCCTTGGTTGTGCTGTTTCTTATGGGGGCAGCGTTCACCAGTGTGGGTGGACCCCGTCAAGTTATAGCGTTCGTATTGGGCTTTGCCTTAGGCGGTGTGTATGGCGCACTGCTAGCAACCTTATCAGCACTGCTCGGTTGTGTGATCACCTTCTATTTTGCTCGATTAACTTTCAGAAGCAGCCTTAAGAAACGCTTTAAAGATAAACTATTTCGTTTTGAGCGGCTGATCATTCATCGTACTTTTTTGAAGGTACTGATGATTCGATTACTGCCTATTGGCAGTAACGCCTTAACTAACTTATTTGCAGGCACGACGCATGTGAGTGCGTGGAAGTTTTTTGCGGGCAGTGGCGTTGGATATCTGCCGCAGATGCTTATTTTTAGCTTTGCAGGTGCCGGCATCGGTCTGTCAGATCATAACAATTTAATCATTAGTATCGTGCTGTTTATTTTCTCCTCGCTGATTGGTGCTTATCTGTATAAAACGCGCTTGCGTAAACAGGTCGATGAGATCGTCACCGATGAATAA
- the coaD gene encoding pantetheine-phosphate adenylyltransferase, protein MHKRAIYPGTFDPVTNGHADLIERAANLFEHVIIGIAANPSKQPRFTLAERVELLKTVTAHLDNVEVVGFSGLLVDFAKEQNASVLVRGLRAVSDFEYEFQLANMNRRLSPDLESVFLTPAEENSFISSTLVKEVALHGGDVSQFVHAEVANALTKKAN, encoded by the coding sequence GTGCACAAGCGAGCCATATATCCAGGAACTTTTGACCCTGTTACCAATGGTCATGCCGATTTGATTGAGCGTGCGGCAAATTTATTCGAGCATGTCATCATCGGCATTGCGGCAAACCCTTCAAAGCAGCCTAGATTTACCCTTGCAGAACGAGTCGAGCTACTCAAAACGGTTACTGCGCACCTAGATAATGTCGAGGTGGTGGGGTTTAGTGGTCTACTCGTTGATTTTGCAAAGGAGCAAAATGCCAGCGTGTTGGTCAGAGGCTTACGCGCGGTATCGGATTTTGAATATGAATTTCAGCTAGCCAATATGAATCGTCGTTTAAGCCCTGATCTTGAAAGCGTGTTTCTCACGCCTGCAGAAGAGAACTCATTTATCTCATCGACCTTAGTGAAAGAGGTGGCTCTTCATGGTGGCGATGTGAGTCAGTTTGTTCACGCAGAAGTCGCAAATGCATTAACAAAAAAGGCTAACTAG
- a CDS encoding response regulator transcription factor gives MKILMVEDDATTIEYVVKGFVEQGHNIETATDGHQGLLLATSMKYDLIILDRMLPQLDGLKLLAALRATGSQTPVLILSALSHVDERVKGLRAGGDDYMTKPFAFSELLVRAEKLMQRGESLPTITDLNVGPLTIELLTRKVTLDGQEILLQPKEFQLLKYLMEHVNQVISRTLLFEAVWDYHFDPRTNVIDVHIAKLRRKFEELGHGELIETVRGAGYRLRQGH, from the coding sequence ATGAAAATACTCATGGTTGAAGATGATGCGACTACCATCGAATATGTCGTAAAGGGATTTGTTGAGCAAGGGCACAATATAGAAACGGCAACAGACGGTCATCAAGGCTTATTGCTGGCTACCAGCATGAAGTACGACTTGATCATTTTGGATCGTATGTTGCCACAGCTAGACGGGCTAAAACTGTTAGCGGCGCTACGCGCCACGGGTAGTCAAACACCAGTATTGATCTTGTCTGCACTCAGTCACGTTGACGAGCGAGTCAAAGGTTTGCGTGCTGGTGGCGATGACTATATGACAAAGCCTTTCGCTTTCTCTGAATTGTTGGTTCGCGCCGAAAAGTTAATGCAACGTGGTGAATCGCTGCCCACTATTACCGACTTGAATGTCGGTCCGCTCACTATTGAACTGCTGACACGTAAAGTGACCTTAGATGGGCAAGAGATCTTGCTGCAGCCGAAAGAGTTCCAGTTACTTAAGTACCTGATGGAACATGTGAATCAAGTTATCAGTCGCACGCTACTGTTTGAAGCTGTGTGGGATTATCATTTCGATCCGCGTACTAATGTTATCGATGTGCATATCGCTAAGCTAAGACGTAAGTTTGAAGAGCTAGGCCATGGCGAATTAATCGAAACGGTTCGAGGTGCTGGATATCGGTTACGCCAAGGGCATTAA
- a CDS encoding NirD/YgiW/YdeI family stress tolerance protein: MSKKLTGLIILSAVLTLPAFAAYNGPGPATQVKTASDAAKAKDDTPVELTGYLVQNLGDEKYLFRDDSGEVEVEIDNVLWRDIEVSDDSKVKLVGKVDDEWQGIEIEIDSIRLVSE, translated from the coding sequence ATGTCTAAAAAATTAACCGGCTTAATCATATTATCAGCGGTATTAACGCTACCAGCTTTCGCTGCTTACAATGGTCCAGGCCCTGCAACTCAGGTTAAGACGGCGTCAGACGCAGCTAAAGCAAAAGATGACACTCCAGTTGAGCTAACGGGTTATTTAGTACAAAACCTAGGCGATGAAAAGTACCTATTTCGCGACGATAGTGGCGAGGTAGAAGTTGAAATTGATAACGTACTTTGGCGTGATATTGAAGTATCGGATGACTCTAAAGTCAAACTTGTCGGTAAAGTTGATGATGAGTGGCAAGGTATTGAAATAGAAATTGACAGCATACGTCTGGTTTCTGAATAA
- a CDS encoding PepSY domain-containing protein has translation MARWLIGLLLVSGSSFAGQGLYSMMSTGNYPSPTEIMQKLELQHEGVISEFEVDIENGELVYEFKIIDPQAKTITSYEYRAIDGSLKEREVGRLKKDDNDELAGVVMLQQNGLSLSEMLILVGEETRGHIVKAEVDNDLEISYIELEILDIDGKRQLAFDIENKQLLPLLKWN, from the coding sequence ATGGCTCGCTGGCTGATTGGTTTGTTGTTAGTTTCTGGTAGTTCGTTTGCTGGACAAGGCTTGTATTCAATGATGTCTACGGGGAATTATCCCTCGCCTACAGAAATAATGCAGAAGCTTGAGCTGCAGCATGAAGGGGTGATCTCTGAATTTGAAGTGGATATCGAAAATGGTGAATTGGTTTATGAGTTCAAGATAATCGATCCGCAAGCTAAAACCATTACAAGCTACGAATATCGAGCGATAGATGGCAGCTTAAAAGAGCGCGAAGTCGGGCGTCTTAAAAAAGATGATAATGACGAGCTTGCTGGTGTAGTAATGCTACAACAAAATGGTTTATCGCTGTCGGAGATGTTAATCCTAGTCGGCGAAGAAACCCGCGGTCATATTGTCAAAGCTGAAGTTGATAATGATCTAGAGATCAGCTATATAGAATTAGAAATACTTGATATTGATGGTAAACGTCAGTTAGCCTTCGATATTGAAAATAAACAATTATTACCACTGCTCAAATGGAACTAA
- the modA gene encoding molybdate ABC transporter substrate-binding protein has product MKFRVMVLALLLPFLAISNGASAAQDVPAIAAASSIKFALDDIAKQFTQETGRKVRISYGSSGNFVAQIRHGAPFELFLSADERYIKQLTMAKQTLDDGVVYAVGQLAIAAPKSSPLTLDPDLEGLKQLMAANQLKRFAIANPDHAPYGERAEEVLKKLGLWQPIQPYLVFGENVSQAAQFAVSGATQGGIVALSLAVAKPFEARANYVVIPQKYYTPLDQRMVLTLKAGETAKLFYTYLQSEQAQGVFANYGFSRAMN; this is encoded by the coding sequence ATGAAGTTTAGGGTTATGGTGCTTGCTCTATTGCTGCCCTTTTTAGCAATAAGTAACGGCGCGTCAGCGGCGCAAGATGTACCAGCGATAGCTGCGGCATCGAGTATTAAGTTTGCCCTCGATGATATTGCCAAACAATTTACCCAAGAGACTGGGCGCAAAGTGCGGATCTCCTATGGTTCCTCTGGCAATTTTGTTGCCCAGATCCGACATGGAGCCCCATTTGAGCTGTTCCTTTCTGCCGACGAGCGTTATATCAAGCAGCTGACTATGGCTAAGCAGACACTCGATGATGGCGTGGTTTATGCGGTAGGTCAGCTTGCGATTGCCGCGCCTAAGTCGTCGCCATTAACCTTAGACCCTGACTTAGAGGGGCTTAAGCAGTTGATGGCCGCAAACCAGCTAAAACGTTTTGCGATAGCCAATCCTGATCATGCTCCTTACGGTGAGCGTGCCGAAGAGGTGCTTAAAAAATTAGGGCTGTGGCAGCCGATTCAACCATATCTGGTGTTTGGTGAAAACGTGTCTCAAGCGGCGCAATTTGCCGTGAGCGGTGCGACTCAAGGTGGTATCGTTGCCTTGTCGCTGGCCGTGGCAAAACCTTTCGAAGCGCGTGCTAACTACGTAGTGATCCCGCAAAAATACTATACACCATTGGATCAGCGTATGGTGCTAACCTTAAAAGCGGGTGAAACGGCCAAGCTATTTTATACCTATCTGCAGTCTGAACAGGCTCAAGGTGTATTTGCTAATTATGGCTTTTCGAGAGCGATGAATTAA
- a CDS encoding sensor histidine kinase, which translates to MYRQLINEQEHQLDLHLDAERTRYQQMALTLDRRSFATQVRGADPKVALIVWRDTADLVGSLSMIPKDMPMLPEKHEFPVFTGGPEKLHILTGGMVMTRYGPMLIATRVDQLGALIDKFTNAAITALMLTLVLTLALGYLFSKAILRRLVQYNRLSKRIEQGQYSTRLPVSWRQDEFDMLARQFNGVLDALEQNLAAVRGVTDNIAHDLRTPLSHLRIGLEQLPSKPKEELEEGCAILTEELDHCLATFDAMLSLTRIEEGQQTLELQDVSLINISQDLFEMADAMAEFNGQSLKLTTGEEFQVRGDKYLLFQALFNLVDNAVKYSGEGAEICISQNRNVISIQDNGPGIPEASREKVFERLVRLDPSRHHKGTGLGLSMVKAILSRHNAKIALTDNQPGLKVIITF; encoded by the coding sequence ATGTATCGTCAGCTGATCAATGAACAAGAGCATCAGTTGGACCTGCATCTCGATGCTGAAAGGACTCGCTATCAACAGATGGCACTGACCCTGGATAGACGTAGCTTTGCGACTCAGGTACGCGGTGCCGATCCTAAAGTTGCCTTGATTGTCTGGCGCGACACCGCCGATCTTGTCGGCTCTCTAAGCATGATCCCTAAAGATATGCCTATGTTGCCCGAGAAGCATGAGTTTCCGGTATTTACTGGTGGTCCCGAAAAGCTACACATCTTAACTGGTGGCATGGTGATGACGCGCTATGGTCCTATGCTTATCGCGACCCGAGTGGATCAGCTCGGTGCCTTAATCGATAAATTTACCAATGCCGCAATTACTGCACTGATGTTGACCCTTGTGCTGACGCTGGCGCTGGGCTATCTATTTTCTAAAGCCATTTTACGCCGTCTCGTACAGTACAACCGCTTGAGCAAGCGGATTGAACAGGGGCAATATTCGACTCGATTACCAGTGAGCTGGCGTCAAGATGAATTTGATATGCTGGCACGGCAGTTTAACGGAGTACTCGATGCACTAGAGCAGAACTTAGCGGCTGTGCGTGGGGTCACCGACAATATCGCCCATGATCTACGTACACCTTTGTCTCACTTGCGTATTGGGCTTGAGCAACTGCCGAGTAAACCCAAAGAGGAGCTTGAAGAGGGCTGTGCCATCCTCACCGAAGAGCTAGATCATTGCTTAGCGACTTTCGATGCCATGCTGTCGTTGACGCGCATCGAAGAGGGTCAGCAAACTCTGGAGTTACAAGATGTCAGCTTAATCAATATCAGCCAAGATCTGTTTGAAATGGCGGATGCGATGGCCGAATTTAATGGTCAATCATTGAAACTGACAACGGGTGAAGAGTTTCAGGTCCGTGGTGACAAGTATCTATTGTTCCAAGCGCTATTTAACTTGGTCGATAATGCCGTTAAATATTCTGGAGAAGGTGCTGAAATTTGCATTTCACAGAATCGCAATGTCATCTCTATTCAAGATAATGGTCCGGGGATCCCTGAGGCTTCTCGTGAGAAGGTATTCGAGCGCTTGGTGCGTTTAGACCCCAGTCGTCACCACAAAGGCACAGGGTTAGGTTTATCTATGGTGAAGGCGATTCTGTCGCGACATAATGCTAAAATAGCGCTAACCGATAATCAGCCTGGCCTAAAGGTTATTATTACTTTTTAA
- a CDS encoding ABC transporter ATP-binding protein, which yields MSQSVADLYCRIKQTKHIKLDAEFSCKAGEVLAVVGPSGGGKSTLLRMIAGLTLPEGGEIRYGDKHWFSKEQGIQLTPQQRHLGYVPQHFGLFPNLTALENVVAALDHIPKAEREARAKDWLERVNLHGLPDRLPAQLSGGQRQRVALARALAREPSVLLLDEPFSAVDRETRERLYLELARLKEQLAIPVVMVTHDLNEAMLLADSMILISQGKMLQQGRPREVLTRPRDEAVAKQMGLRNIFDAHVIAQEEERQITWLKFGEHLIASTYFDSLDVGTKVRWVVPNQGVRFNSIKKGRLCRSFNKLDITIDSMLAMGETVRVLASVAGVQHKIHAEVPLHLAQELELTVGTQTTVALKSELIHILEKSPF from the coding sequence ATGTCGCAAAGCGTCGCTGATCTATATTGTCGTATAAAACAGACTAAACACATTAAATTAGATGCCGAGTTCAGTTGTAAGGCTGGCGAGGTCTTAGCGGTTGTTGGCCCATCAGGGGGCGGAAAGTCGACTCTACTGAGGATGATTGCAGGTTTGACGCTACCTGAAGGTGGTGAGATCCGCTATGGTGATAAACACTGGTTTAGCAAAGAGCAGGGCATACAGCTGACGCCGCAGCAACGTCACTTGGGTTATGTGCCGCAGCATTTTGGCTTGTTTCCTAACCTAACCGCGTTAGAGAACGTGGTCGCCGCGCTGGATCATATCCCTAAGGCTGAGCGAGAAGCCCGAGCGAAAGATTGGCTTGAGCGGGTGAACCTACATGGTCTGCCTGACAGATTGCCGGCGCAACTCTCTGGCGGCCAGCGCCAACGGGTGGCACTGGCTCGTGCCTTGGCGCGTGAGCCTTCGGTATTGCTGCTGGATGAACCCTTCTCTGCAGTAGATAGAGAAACCCGTGAACGTTTATATCTAGAGCTGGCTCGCCTTAAAGAGCAGTTAGCGATCCCTGTGGTGATGGTGACTCACGATTTGAATGAAGCCATGCTGTTAGCGGATAGCATGATCTTGATTAGCCAAGGTAAGATGCTGCAACAAGGTCGACCACGTGAGGTGCTGACGCGCCCGCGAGATGAGGCTGTGGCTAAACAGATGGGATTGCGTAATATCTTCGATGCTCATGTGATTGCTCAGGAAGAGGAGCGGCAGATCACTTGGCTTAAGTTTGGTGAACATCTGATCGCCAGTACCTATTTCGATAGCTTAGATGTTGGCACTAAGGTGCGCTGGGTGGTGCCTAACCAAGGCGTGCGCTTTAACTCGATTAAGAAGGGGCGTTTGTGCCGTAGCTTCAATAAACTCGATATTACTATTGACTCTATGTTGGCCATGGGGGAGACGGTGCGAGTGCTTGCTAGTGTCGCTGGCGTACAGCATAAGATCCATGCCGAAGTGCCATTACACTTAGCGCAGGAATTGGAGTTAACCGTAGGCACACAAACCACTGTGGCGTTAAAATCTGAGCTAATCCATATACTGGAAAAGTCGCCTTTTTAG